One genomic segment of Pseudomonadota bacterium includes these proteins:
- a CDS encoding ABC transporter ATP-binding protein, producing the protein MSEASLQLRSLAFSYGEHSVLGQIDLALSTGQLVGLIGPNGAGKSTLLKLLLGIAKPTAGTISLFGRPLTAISRRKLARQVSLVPQDAEINYAFSVEEVVAMGRNPWLGRFQPPGVRDVELIRQAMQRADVLSLAARPVTQLSGGERQRVLLARTIAQETPVVLLDEPTANLDLCHQLEVLQFAQKMAEEGHLVIAAIHDLALASRYCDRLLLLGDGALQADAPPEAVLTPANLLRYFKLHAQVTPSLDGDRRGVTLTGLEPATLTSGAANQNKEGGVGISDTGRQHIQ; encoded by the coding sequence ATGAGTGAAGCCAGTCTCCAGCTCCGCAGCTTGGCGTTTTCGTACGGTGAGCATTCGGTGCTCGGGCAGATCGATCTGGCGCTATCCACGGGCCAGCTCGTCGGCTTAATCGGGCCGAACGGCGCGGGCAAATCGACGCTGCTGAAGCTGCTGCTCGGAATTGCGAAACCGACCGCGGGCACCATCTCGCTGTTTGGTCGTCCGCTCACCGCCATCAGCCGGCGGAAGCTGGCGCGCCAGGTGAGCCTGGTGCCGCAGGACGCCGAGATCAACTACGCTTTTAGCGTTGAGGAGGTTGTGGCCATGGGCCGCAACCCCTGGCTGGGACGGTTCCAGCCGCCCGGCGTTCGAGACGTCGAGCTCATTCGCCAGGCCATGCAGCGCGCCGACGTGCTGTCGTTGGCGGCACGGCCAGTGACGCAGTTGTCCGGTGGCGAGCGCCAGCGGGTGCTGCTGGCGCGCACCATTGCCCAGGAGACGCCCGTCGTGCTGTTGGATGAGCCGACGGCCAATCTTGATCTGTGCCACCAGCTCGAGGTGCTGCAGTTTGCCCAGAAAATGGCCGAAGAGGGACATTTGGTCATTGCAGCGATTCATGACCTGGCGCTCGCGTCGCGCTACTGCGACCGGCTACTGCTGCTCGGTGACGGCGCCCTGCAGGCTGACGCACCACCCGAGGCGGTGCTCACGCCGGCCAACCTACTGCGTTACTTCAAGCTTCACGCTCAGGTGACCCCTTCGCTCGATGGCGATCGGCGAGGGGTCACGCTGACCGGCCTGGAACCGGCCACGCTGACCTCGGGCGCCGCAAATCAGAACAAAGAGGGCGGGGTAGGTATCTCCGACACCGGCCGCCAGCACATCCAGTAG
- a CDS encoding iron ABC transporter permease, whose product MSLALATRRKASGVFAGRTLWVLLGLLLLCVTLAAVVIGPTEVNLRTTIQLLASALTGGRLDGWLTEVEAWQVKVLWELRSPRVATALLVGASLAVSGAVLQSLFRNPLASPSILGVSSGASLGAVIAIFFGLAAINVWALPLFSFLGAGLTIAVVYRIATARGHVPMGTLLLAGIAVGAFNVAMISLVLALALQHWEVGKSIVYWTMGGLDGRGWHHVLLLLPVFLASVAAIVFYQRDLDILLVGEIHANSVGVDVVRVRRNLLLVTAALTGVAVSVAGGIGFVGLVVPHITRLLVGPQHRRLLPVTCLLGALVLVSADLLIRGDASRAVIPLGVVTAAMGAPFFLFLLLRQRRLMQL is encoded by the coding sequence GTGAGTCTTGCTCTCGCAACGAGGAGAAAAGCGTCCGGTGTATTTGCCGGCCGGACGCTGTGGGTGCTGTTGGGATTGCTGCTGCTTTGCGTCACGCTGGCAGCGGTGGTCATCGGGCCGACCGAGGTCAACCTGCGCACCACCATCCAGCTGCTAGCGAGTGCGCTCACCGGCGGACGCCTTGATGGTTGGCTGACAGAGGTGGAGGCCTGGCAGGTAAAGGTTCTCTGGGAACTGAGATCGCCCAGGGTCGCTACCGCGTTGCTGGTCGGAGCCTCGCTGGCGGTCAGCGGCGCGGTGCTGCAAAGCCTGTTCCGGAATCCACTGGCGTCGCCTTCCATCCTGGGCGTGTCGTCCGGTGCATCACTGGGCGCCGTCATCGCCATTTTCTTTGGCCTGGCGGCGATCAACGTCTGGGCCTTACCGCTTTTCTCGTTTCTCGGAGCGGGGCTCACCATTGCCGTGGTCTACCGGATCGCGACAGCGCGTGGCCACGTTCCAATGGGGACACTCCTGCTGGCAGGCATCGCGGTCGGTGCGTTTAACGTTGCCATGATTTCGCTGGTGTTGGCGCTCGCGCTGCAGCACTGGGAAGTGGGTAAATCGATTGTGTACTGGACCATGGGCGGGCTGGATGGACGCGGGTGGCATCACGTACTGCTACTGCTCCCCGTTTTCCTGGCAAGCGTTGCGGCAATTGTGTTTTACCAGCGCGATCTGGATATCCTGCTGGTGGGAGAAATCCACGCCAATTCAGTTGGCGTGGATGTGGTTCGGGTCCGGCGCAATCTCCTGCTGGTTACGGCGGCACTGACGGGGGTGGCGGTTTCCGTCGCCGGTGGCATTGGTTTTGTGGGCCTTGTGGTCCCGCACATCACGAGACTGCTGGTCGGCCCGCAACATCGCCGGCTACTGCCCGTGACCTGTCTGCTTGGCGCCCTGGTACTGGTTAGCGCCGACCTGCTGATCCGCGGCGACGCGAGTCGTGCCGTGATCCCGCTCGGCGTGGTTACGGCAGCCATGGGTGCACCTTTTTTCTTGTTTCTGCTCCTCAGGCAAAGACGGCTGATGCAGCTATGA
- a CDS encoding ABC transporter substrate-binding protein: MTPGTWAVITAALALLATVYAVFQLADRAVLLPGASLGDSQVLDLGKSGTFRRAFVDPAGKTVVLEEQPSAIVSVILGGDEMLARLVDPERVSSVTYLADDPGISNVSGIYPPSIRRNYGDVEEVIAAQPDLVLLAAYTNAVTASMLLDAGIALLRFTRFDSHDDIRSNVRTLALAVGEEGRGEAWLAEMDERIDAVRNRVAGRERPRVLFYGMSGSTAGPGSLMHETITLAGGKNVIAETGLGSLPRISPELAVSLQPEIVLLNGWSGADGASASDILLKNPAWEGVPAVRSGRVYSIEGAWLTSISPHRVRGVEEVARLLHPGAFPASVVKR, translated from the coding sequence ATGACACCGGGTACGTGGGCGGTCATCACGGCGGCGTTGGCGCTGTTAGCGACCGTTTATGCGGTTTTTCAGCTGGCCGACCGGGCCGTACTTCTCCCCGGGGCCAGCCTCGGCGACAGCCAGGTTCTGGACCTTGGCAAAAGCGGTACATTTCGGCGGGCCTTTGTCGATCCCGCCGGCAAAACCGTCGTCCTGGAAGAACAGCCATCGGCCATCGTGTCGGTCATTCTTGGCGGTGACGAAATGCTTGCTCGGCTCGTCGACCCGGAACGCGTGAGCAGCGTGACGTACCTGGCGGACGATCCAGGTATCAGCAACGTTTCCGGGATCTACCCACCCAGCATTAGACGCAACTACGGCGACGTTGAGGAAGTCATCGCCGCGCAGCCCGACTTGGTGCTGCTGGCGGCGTACACCAATGCGGTCACCGCTTCGATGCTGCTCGATGCAGGCATCGCGCTGCTGCGTTTTACCCGCTTCGACTCCCACGACGATATCCGCAGCAATGTTCGCACGCTCGCCCTGGCGGTCGGGGAAGAGGGTCGGGGAGAAGCGTGGCTTGCTGAGATGGATGAGCGGATCGATGCGGTGCGTAACCGGGTGGCGGGTCGAGAGCGGCCGCGCGTGCTTTTCTACGGCATGAGCGGGTCAACGGCGGGACCCGGCAGCCTGATGCACGAGACCATTACGCTGGCTGGCGGCAAAAACGTTATTGCCGAAACCGGGCTAGGGTCGCTGCCTAGAATCTCTCCTGAGCTGGCGGTGTCCCTGCAGCCGGAGATTGTGCTTCTCAACGGCTGGTCCGGGGCCGACGGAGCATCTGCGAGCGACATTCTTCTCAAGAACCCGGCCTGGGAAGGCGTGCCGGCAGTCCGCAGCGGTCGCGTCTACAGCATCGAGGGTGCTTGGCTCACCTCGATCTCACCGCACCGTGTGCGGGGCGTTGAGGAAGTCGCTCGGCTGTTGCACCCGGGCGCGTTTCCGGCTTCGGTGGTGAAACGGTGA